In one Phycisphaeraceae bacterium genomic region, the following are encoded:
- a CDS encoding polysaccharide biosynthesis/export family protein has product MTSEMQVSRSCPRHTWAELGGLMLLALLLSLLGGCEVDSFFDPSVQGRWEKTPVVLPILEQLDIIDEPQAKVVGFSQVMPEDLEADISEYVIGPGDTIAISIFELINPGQDFEQYKKVDDLGMIRFPMIGPLRVGGKTTSQLEREIADIALKKNLIKQPTVSVSVADARQRTYSVVGESSTVVGTGIGTYVIPHQDFRVLEAIALAHGIPGTVKRIYVIRQVQLAPTGASTQPEVKPAQSESAATPEDLIDILNKGLESDASQPAPPATQSEQLPPPSNLSGTLDSNEASKWVSVNGKWVKLETPATAPTTTTASSTQPATSVQRVIEIPYAELLEGNMQYNVVIRPGDIIRIPAPVSGNIYLGGQIARPGTYGLPGEKDLNLKQAIFAAGGITSLADPHRVDLIRRIGNDREATVRLDLKAIFDGTAPDFFLKPNDTVNFGSNFFMTPLAVMRNGFRASYGFGFILDRNFEQEVFGSLSSGR; this is encoded by the coding sequence ATGACGTCAGAGATGCAAGTAAGCCGGTCATGCCCGCGGCACACATGGGCGGAGTTGGGCGGCTTGATGCTCCTTGCTCTGTTGCTGTCGCTGCTGGGTGGGTGCGAAGTCGATTCATTTTTTGATCCCTCGGTTCAAGGTCGATGGGAAAAAACTCCGGTCGTACTGCCCATTCTGGAGCAACTCGACATCATTGATGAGCCACAGGCCAAAGTCGTGGGCTTTTCTCAGGTGATGCCTGAGGATCTCGAAGCAGATATCAGCGAATATGTCATTGGTCCCGGCGACACGATCGCTATTTCCATTTTCGAGTTGATAAATCCAGGTCAGGACTTCGAACAATATAAAAAAGTGGACGATTTGGGGATGATCCGTTTCCCGATGATCGGACCCCTGCGCGTAGGTGGAAAGACTACTTCGCAGCTTGAGCGCGAGATTGCAGACATCGCGTTGAAGAAAAATCTGATCAAACAACCAACCGTAAGTGTGTCGGTGGCAGACGCTAGACAGCGTACGTACAGCGTGGTGGGTGAATCTTCAACCGTTGTCGGAACAGGGATCGGAACGTATGTGATTCCGCACCAGGATTTCCGAGTGCTCGAAGCCATCGCGTTGGCGCATGGCATTCCAGGTACGGTCAAACGGATCTATGTCATTCGACAGGTACAGCTGGCCCCGACCGGAGCGTCAACACAACCGGAGGTTAAACCCGCACAATCAGAGAGTGCTGCGACGCCGGAGGATTTGATCGATATTCTCAATAAAGGTCTCGAAAGCGACGCCAGTCAGCCCGCTCCGCCAGCAACACAATCGGAACAACTTCCGCCGCCGTCTAACCTCAGCGGAACACTCGACTCCAATGAGGCATCGAAATGGGTCAGCGTCAACGGCAAATGGGTGAAGCTGGAAACGCCGGCCACCGCCCCTACCACAACGACCGCCTCCAGCACACAACCCGCTACGAGCGTTCAACGAGTAATCGAGATTCCGTACGCGGAATTACTCGAAGGGAACATGCAATACAACGTGGTGATCCGCCCTGGAGACATCATCCGCATTCCTGCACCAGTCAGTGGCAATATCTACCTGGGTGGACAGATTGCCCGACCGGGTACCTACGGCCTGCCAGGTGAAAAAGACTTGAACCTTAAACAGGCGATTTTCGCAGCTGGCGGAATCACCAGTCTGGCGGATCCACACCGAGTGGATCTGATCCGGCGGATTGGCAACGACCGGGAAGCAACCGTCCGTCTGGATCTGAAGGCCATCTTTGACGGTACCGCACCGGACTTCTTCCTCAAGCCCAACGATACGGTCAACTTCGGCAGCAACTTCTTCATGACGCCACTGGCGGTCATGCGCAATGGATTCCGTGCCTCCTATGGCTTCGGATTTATTCTGGACCGCAACTTCGAACAGGAGGTCTTTGGCAGCTTGTCGAGCGGCAGATAA
- the nirK gene encoding nitrite reductase, copper-containing: MKRISSHVIRRTFTLTALTVAVGFGLAGCRSATSRTTAEEKVSRPVEKAVLTYAPEVPPPITRRTPATVVTHLEASVQTTELASGVKYAFWTFNSRVPGPFIRARVGDTLEMYITNVDASGTPHNIDLHCVTGPGGGATITTGVKGDLKLVRFKLLHAGIFVYHCAAPPVMDHIANGMYGLILVEPEEGLPKVDREFYVMQSEFYTNPIDEDSDSDIATFSHEQGLAENPSYVVFNGRVGALMGENMLTSKVGEKVRIFFGNGGPNKISSFHLIGEIFDNVYREGDLISPPAKSVQTTLVPAGGATAVEFDVEVPGVYTLVDHAIFRIEKGAVGFLKVEGEDRPDIYHSVQEPTPCEGCLVHP; encoded by the coding sequence TTGAAACGCATCTCGTCTCATGTGATCCGTCGTACGTTCACGCTAACAGCACTTACTGTAGCTGTCGGGTTTGGTTTAGCTGGTTGTCGATCGGCAACAAGCCGCACCACAGCAGAGGAAAAAGTCTCGCGCCCTGTTGAAAAAGCGGTGTTGACGTATGCTCCAGAAGTTCCCCCTCCAATCACACGTCGAACTCCGGCAACCGTAGTCACGCACCTGGAGGCCAGTGTTCAGACAACCGAACTGGCTTCCGGCGTGAAATATGCGTTCTGGACGTTCAACTCCCGCGTCCCCGGTCCGTTCATTCGCGCTCGTGTAGGAGACACGCTGGAGATGTACATCACCAATGTTGATGCCAGCGGTACGCCGCACAACATCGACTTGCACTGCGTTACCGGTCCCGGAGGCGGTGCCACCATTACCACCGGCGTCAAGGGAGACTTGAAACTGGTTCGTTTCAAGTTGCTCCACGCGGGGATCTTTGTCTATCACTGTGCTGCCCCGCCCGTGATGGACCATATCGCTAACGGGATGTATGGCCTGATTCTGGTTGAACCTGAAGAGGGACTACCCAAGGTGGACCGCGAGTTCTATGTCATGCAGAGTGAGTTTTATACAAACCCGATTGACGAAGACTCCGACTCGGATATCGCCACTTTCTCCCACGAACAGGGCTTGGCGGAAAATCCGTCCTACGTCGTTTTCAACGGCCGCGTCGGCGCGTTGATGGGTGAGAACATGCTTACGTCCAAGGTAGGCGAAAAAGTTCGTATTTTCTTTGGTAACGGCGGGCCAAACAAAATCTCATCGTTCCACCTGATCGGAGAAATATTTGACAACGTCTATCGCGAGGGGGACCTGATCAGTCCGCCTGCCAAGAGTGTGCAGACAACACTCGTGCCTGCAGGCGGTGCCACCGCGGTGGAGTTTGACGTTGAAGTTCCGGGTGTTTACACCCTGGTAGATCACGCGATCTTCCGAATCGAAAAAGGTGCGGTCGGTTTCCTCAAGGTTGAGGGCGAAGACCGGCCCGACATCTATCACTCGGTACAGGAGCCGACCCCATGCGAGGGATGTCTTGTGCATCCTTGA
- a CDS encoding NAD(P)-dependent glycerol-3-phosphate dehydrogenase has protein sequence MPLNVSIIGDGSMGLVCGLLLESRGNHVTIWGAFPDHVAALIQTRESRRRLPGHRLPEAIRLTSDDRAAFRDADLIVSAVPTQYMREVWSRLATYAPSRVPVVSVSKGIENVTLLRPTQIIADVLQTTSGVGRHDTRADHPDKPARPLAALSGPSVADELARCLPATVCAASDDEDFARLLQRTFTTHWFRVYTNHDLLGVELAGATKNVIALAAGILDGLQAGNNAKSALLSRGLAEITRLGAAMGASAETFMGLAGVGDLATTCFSPTGRNRTCGEQLGKGKKLEDVLAAMAGVVEGVPTTKSVVALAQKYRVEMPITQAVHQVLFEGLDPIEAISRLMARELKPERVS, from the coding sequence ATGCCTCTGAATGTTTCCATCATCGGTGACGGCTCGATGGGTCTGGTTTGCGGGCTGCTTCTTGAGAGCCGTGGAAATCATGTGACGATTTGGGGAGCATTCCCCGATCACGTAGCGGCGCTCATTCAGACCCGTGAAAGTCGTCGACGACTGCCGGGGCACCGTCTGCCTGAGGCGATCCGGCTGACCAGTGATGACCGTGCCGCCTTCCGTGATGCAGATTTAATTGTCTCGGCTGTACCAACCCAATACATGCGGGAAGTCTGGTCGCGACTGGCAACCTATGCGCCTTCCCGCGTACCGGTTGTATCGGTGTCGAAGGGTATCGAGAACGTAACGCTGTTGCGGCCGACGCAGATCATTGCTGATGTGTTACAAACGACAAGCGGTGTCGGCAGACATGACACTCGGGCGGATCATCCGGATAAACCAGCGAGACCGCTCGCTGCGTTATCGGGGCCATCGGTTGCCGACGAGTTGGCACGTTGTCTGCCTGCGACGGTATGTGCCGCCAGCGATGACGAGGATTTCGCTCGTCTGCTTCAGCGGACGTTTACGACGCATTGGTTTCGTGTGTACACAAATCATGATCTGCTGGGCGTTGAGCTTGCAGGGGCTACCAAGAACGTAATCGCATTGGCGGCAGGTATCCTTGACGGTCTCCAGGCGGGGAATAACGCCAAGAGTGCCTTGCTATCGCGTGGTCTGGCGGAAATTACGCGGCTGGGTGCCGCAATGGGTGCATCAGCTGAGACGTTCATGGGGCTTGCGGGAGTTGGTGATCTGGCGACAACTTGTTTCTCGCCGACCGGTCGCAACCGTACCTGCGGCGAGCAACTAGGCAAAGGGAAAAAACTCGAGGATGTTCTCGCGGCCATGGCGGGTGTGGTCGAGGGTGTGCCGACGACTAAATCAGTCGTTGCTCTTGCCCAGAAGTACCGCGTGGAAATGCCGATCACACAGGCCGTGCATCAGGTATTGTTTGAAGGCCTTGATCCGATCGAAGCCATCAGTCGTTTAATGGCACGGGAGCTTAAACCGGAACGTGTGAGCTAA